A single region of the Salvia splendens isolate huo1 chromosome 18, SspV2, whole genome shotgun sequence genome encodes:
- the LOC121777730 gene encoding 1-aminocyclopropane-1-carboxylate oxidase homolog 1-like, translated as MASSIYNTRETEVKAFDETKTGVKGLIDSGITQVPRIFINPQIDPNQALISSVNAQLEFPLLDLEGVGDDPIKRKAVVDAVLEASETWGFFQVINHGIPEAVLEDMIDGVRRFFGQDDEERKKWYTRDLKKSRVAYNSNFDLYTAPSANWRDTVFCKMAPNLPQPDQLPAVCSDIMIEYTKQVLKLGRSLFQLLSEALGLKADHLVDMKCADGVAMLMHYYPECPQPELTLGASKHADSDFLTVLLTDQVRGLQVLYQNQWVDVPLVAGALVVNIGDLLQLVTNDRFVSAEHRVLVNSSCPRVSVACFFRDNSIRSTELYRPIEELVSEDNPARYMATTLAEYITHVHSKGLDGTSALSHFRV; from the exons ATGGCGAGCTCAATCTACAACACCAGGGAAACTGAAGTAAAAGCCTTCGATGAAACCAAAACCGGCGTTAAAGGTTTAATCGATAGCGGCATAACACAAGTTCCTAGAATCTTCATCAACCCCCAAATTGATCCAAACCAGGCTCTGATCAGCTCAGTCAACGCGCAATTGGAGTTCCCATTGCTCGACCTAGAAGGCGTCGGCGATGATCCGATCAAGCGCAAGGCCGTCGTCGACGCCGTTCTCGAAGCTTCCGAGACTTGGGGATTCTTCCAAGTGATCAACCACGGGATTCCGGAGGCCGTATTGGAGGATATGATCGATGGAGTGCGCCGTTTCTTCGGTCAAGATGATGAAGAGAGGAAGAAGTGGTATACTAGGGATTTGAAAAAATCAAGGGTTGCTTACAACAGCAATTTTGATTTGTATACCGCGCCGTCGGCTAATTGGAGAGACACTGTTTTCTGTAAAATGGCTCCGAATCTTCCTCAACCCGACCAATTGCCCGCGGTTTGCAG TGATATAATGATTGAATACACAAAACAAGTTTTGAAGCTTGGAAGAAGTCTGTTTCAACTATTATCCGAGGCACTCGGTCTCAAGGCCGATCACCTCGTGGACATGAAATGCGCGGATGGGGTGGCTATGTTGATGCATTACTACCCTGAATGCCCTCAGCCGGAGCTAACTCTAGGCGCGAGCAAGCACGCTGACAGCGACTTCCTAACGGTGCTGCTGACCGACCAAGTACGAGGCCTGCAAGTCCTGTACCAGAACCAGTGGGTTGATGTGCCCCTTGTGGCAGGAGCTCTGGTGGTAAATATTGGTGATCTTCTTCAG CTTGTAACAAATGACAGGTTTGTTAGTGCTGAGCACAGAGTGTTAGTGAATAGCTCGTGCCCGAGGGTTTCAGTCGCGTGTTTCTTCAGAGACAATAGTATTAGGTCAACGGAGCTCTACAGGCCGATTGAAGAGCTCGTATCGGAAGATAACCCGGCGAGGTATATGGCAACTACTTTGGCAGAGTATATCACCCACGTACACTCCAAGGGGCTGGATGGAACTTCTGCTTTGTCACATTTTCGAGTTTGA